The DNA segment ATAGGCCCAAAAACCCGTTGTCGCCATGCCGCCTGCCAAACCATCGGCACCATCCATGAAGTTGTAGAGATTGGTGCTCCATAGCAGTAACAGGAAAAAAATCACGCCTAACAGCGGTGGGAAAGCCAGATTGCCAAACACAAGCATGGCCAATGCTGCCGCGGCCTGCACCAGCAATCGCACGCTTACCCGCAAGCCGCGGCAGTCATCGATCAAAGACAACAGCCATAAAGCCAGTCCCACGACGGCAATCAATCTCATACCGGGAAACAGGACAAGAGCCGGCAGCAGTGCCAATGGCATTATCACCATCCCACCGATGCGTGGCGTGATGGCGACATGCAGGGAGCGATGGTTGGGCACGTCGGGAGCAAGGCGCATTGCCCAGCCCGTGCGTAAGAGCAGGAACAGCAGGGCAACCTCCGCGGCGACCACCAGAACCAACAGTGCCGGAAGAAGGAAAGGGAGGGATGTCATGGACAGCTACGGTACCACTGTGCAGTCGCAAGCAGGCCATCTCGCATGGAATAGGGCGGCTCCCAGCAGAACGCGTTCCTGAACGGCGCATCGTCAACCACCAGCGAATCGGTAAGACGCCGAATCTCCTGCTGCTTGCCGAGGAAACCGGCAAGCGTCAGCAGTACCGGCAAGGGAATAAACCAAAAACGACAGGACCGGTCGAGTGCCTGCGCCATGACTCGAATCAATTCCGGTGTCGAAACAGCAGCACCATCGCTGATGCAGTAACGCCCGTTCGACGAAGTTTCCATTTCGAGACAACGCGCGATGACTGACACCAGGTTGCCTACGTAAAGCAAGCTGCGCCGGTTGTTGACCGCGGCTAATGGCAAGGGAATCCCGCGATCCACCAAACTCAGCAGACGCAGAAAGTTGGCGCCTACTCCGGGGCCATATATCAGCGGTGGGCACAGTATCACCGCCCTCATGCCTGACCGATCTGCAATTTCCATCAGGATATTTTCAGCTGCCAGTTTGGAGCGGCCATAGGCGTCCTCGGGGGATGCCATTGTTGTTGCATCAAATACACCGCGTTCACCGAGTGCCTTGACTGAGCTGACGAAAATAAATTTTCTAACTCCAATTGCAGCAGCGGATTGCGCGAGCCGCCGGGTACCCTCAACATTGACTTGGTGATAGCAATCAATCTCGGCCAAAGGATCTCGTGCTTGCATGACATGTACGCGATTTGCCAGATGCACTACCGTATCTACCCCGAACAATCCGTCAGACCAATCGGTATCGGGACCCAAGTCTCCGATAACTGCCATGTGTCCCAGTGAGCACAAAGGATCGCCGTTCTCCACACGACGCCGCGTTGCAATACGCAAAGAATACCCATGCGATTTCAATAGAAAGCAAAGGTGACGACCTACAAATCCAGTCGCACCAGTAATGAGAACTGTATTCGACTCCGCTGTCACAAAGCAATCGCTTTCCTGTCAGGCAGAGCCGAAGCAGCACCGACCATCAACCAAAATATTCCTTGAAACAGCATCTCATGTACCAAGCTGATAAAAACAAATCCAAGCAAGCAACGGCGACCTTCGAGCATGGCGTTTCCGACCGCGTTCTAAATGCGGCTCTGACTCGATCAGGTGTAAAGCGGAGCCTAACATCCGGGGTCAGCCGCGCCTGGCGCTGGCAACGAGAGTTTTCATGACCGGGATTTCGTTGACCTGGCTTGAATAACCAATATTTTCGCATACTTGGCAAAGCAGTCCTGGCGGTAGATGAGGACGTGCAGGCGTATATCTCGGGGAGTGATCCGCGATATCGCCTGTTTGACGTTAGCGATCAATGCGGCCTGAGCTTTCCGCCAAGCCGCAGGCTTTCATATTCGGCGAGCACGCCGGCATTGACTTTTCTTGAGTCGAACAGGGTTGCAGTCCGGCTTTTCGCCTGGCTGCCCAGCCGCGACCGGAGGTGGTCATCCAGCAGCACAAGTTTGAGCGCCCGGGCTAATGCGCTGACATCCTTCGGCGGCACCAATATTCCGGTGACCCCATCCACGATGGCGTCCGTCAGGCCGATGATACGAGTGCCAACAGTGGGTATGCCCATAGCGGCCGCCTCCAGTACTACGTTGCCGAATCCCTCGCGGTAGCTGGGCAGGCAAAAAATGTCAAACATGGCAATATATTCCTCAGGCGCGGGCATATAGCCAACCATGCGAATACGTTTGTCGCGGTGTATGCGCGCGACCAACTCTGCTGGCAGGGGGTCTCGCTCGGGTTCGAGCGGGCCGACCAGTACCAGATAGACGTTCTCGCAGCCGAATGACGCAAGCAGATCGAAAGCAGCGACCAGTTCCTGGATACCCTTGTCCTTGGTGACGCGGCCGACGAAACCCACTACCCGCGCCCCGGCCGGGATTTCCAGGCGCGCCTTGACCGCAGCCGCCGTGCCGCTGCGATGGTGATTGAAGCGCGTGAAATCGACCCCCGCCAGGGAGCCTTGGCCGAGCACGGTGATCTCGTCGGCCCGCGCCACGCCTTCGGCGACGATGAAGTCGCGCTGTGAAATGCTGTCGGCGTAACAACGCGTGTTCAGCTTGACCACCAGGCGGTCGCAGGCCTTGGCGATCCAGCGCACCCAGCCACTGCGTTCCGCCCACGCCTGACCGGTGAAGGTGTGGAGCCTGACGGGAATGCCAGCAAGCCGACCGGCGATGGCGGCAAGCAGCCCGGCTTTAGGCGTCGTTGAATGCACTAGGTCGAAATGCTGGCGGCGGAAAAAAACCAGCAACCGCAACAACGTCACCAGATCACGAAAGATGCTGATCTGGCGGGAGATGTTCAAAGCATAATGACTGACGCCCGTAATCGACTGCAGGGCCGCGGTTCCCTCCCCGGGGCTGGAAACCAGGACGACTTCGTGCCCGGAGCGGGCGGTGGCAGCGATCTGCTCGCCCAGATGATGGAAGAGGAAGAAGGGCACGGTGGCGATGCGACAGATGCGCATGATCGATTCAGGCTACCGGCTTCGTTGCAATGCATAAGGCATAGGGCGAGGTGTAGCGGTTGGGTGGCACCCCTAAGCCACGCTCCTCGAGCCACCAATAGCCACGGCTGATGCGCTTGATCATGCCGCGCACGGACAGTGGTTTTTCATCCGTGTCGAACTCTCCCAGCACGCCGGGTAGCCCCAGCAGATAGCGGCAGCTCGCCACCTCCAGGCCGGCTTGCCGATGCGCCTGTGCCAGCGTCTCGATGCCGAGCGGAACGTGCGTGTCATAAACCGCGCGCCGGGCCAGGCGGTAGGCCAGGCCAGGCAAGCCGCGCATCGTCGGCACCAGGGTGATCATGCAGCCGCCGGGGCGCAGATAGGTGGCGCAGGCGGCAACCGCGGCGGCAGTATGCTTGAAATGCTCTACCAGTCCGAACGAGCCGACGACGTCAAAATGGGACAGCCATTGTGGCGGCGGCGCAAACATGTCGCCTTCGCGGATGTCGCCGGCGCAACCGGCACGGCGCAGAATTTCCCTGCTGTTGGCGCATCCGGTGGGCGAGTAGTCGATACCGCTGACGGTAAAACCGAATTCGTTGCAGAAGTAGGGCAGCCAGTGCGAGGTGCCGCAACCAATTTCGATGAAGCGGCGGTTGCCGGTGCCCTGCCGCGCCAGCGCCTCCTTGAAGCAACGGTGCAGCAGCCGGGAAAAATAACTGCCATGCACTGGGTCGAGCGGTCCGGGCAGAGCAGCGTCGCGCCAACCCGCCTCCCAGTATTGCTGGGTGGTTATCCTTCCCGAGGCTTGATCAAGTGTATCTTTCATATCGTCTATCGCAGCACTGCCGTCCGTGCATAAGAAAACAAAAAATGATGGTTCGCTTCAGGCCTCATGGATCCGTTTCCGGCACAAACCATGGACATAGTAGGTCACCAAGCCGGCCCAGATGGCGAAAGTGATGACTGTGGCAGCGGCGATGCCGCTCAGACCATGGCCGCGTACCAATAGCAAACCCGTCGCCAAGTTCAGCACAAAGCATGTCAGGGAAATGAGCAGCAGCACATAGTTTTTGCCGATCGCATTCGCCACGCGCAAGCCTATCATTGCCGTCAGGTAGAAGGGCACTTGCCAGATCAGGATGCGCAATATTTGCGCGACCCGCTGCGAATCGGCGGCGCTGAACGCACCGCGCTGGTAGATCAGGGCAGTTATGCCGTTGGCGAAAAAGTGACACGCCAGGATCACCGGCACGGAAATGATGAGCAGCGAACGTACACTTACCAGATAGGATTTGGCCAGTCCGCGCCAGTCCTGCTTGGCCACCAAATCGGAATAATGGGGCAGCGTAATGTTGCTGGCGATAATGGTGAGAAAGGCCAGGCCCAGCATAACCGGCCGCGAGGCGAAGCCGAACGTCGCGGTATCACCTGCGGTCAGGGTCGTCGCCAGGATGATGTCGGTCAGCAGTATGCCCCCAAGCAATGTCGCGGCGATCACCAGTAACCAGTAGTCGCGGCGGATGCGGCGGCCAGCGCCGTTGGCCGGCAGCGTGGCCACGGCGCTGCCGTAGCCACGCTGGCCGAGAACTGTCTTGGCAAGTAGATACTGCAACAGAGCGCCCAGCGATGCGCCCCAGGCAACCGAGGCAACGCCGCTCGATTTTCCCAGGGTCAGCAAGGCAGCGACGGCGGCAGCGGGCGTAAGTATTGGCAACAATGCTGCCAGGGCGTGCGCCCGAATGCTGTTTAGTGCCGTGACGTACAGACTGGACAAACCACCAAAAAAGAACAGCGGCAGGACGCTCCAGAACAGCGTATGACTGAGCGCCAGGGTATCGGCGGAAAAACTGGTGGCGACCAGGGGCGCCCCAATAATGAACAATGCGGCCAGCACAAGTAATGCGCCGCAGAGCACTATCAAGAGCGCCCGGTGCGCCCAGGCAACAAGCCCTGCTGCGGCAGCGCTTCCGCCGGCATGTTCGGTGCGCACAAAGATCGGTATCAGAAGTGACTGCACGGTACCGCCGGCGAAAATGTTGATGCCGGCCACTGGCAGGGCAATGGCGAGTTGATAGGCATCAACCGAGGTTCCCGTAGCAAAGGACGCGGCCAGAAGAATATCCTGCAGCAGCGTCACGACGCCCACGGCCACCGTCGCGCCGGTGACGAAAAAAACGGATCTCGCCTGGATCAAGCGGGTCACGGACGATTCGACTCCATCTTGAGGGACCATGAAGGTTTTTCGTCATATGCCATAGTAATTACGATATAACTGTGCATACGGCTAGATTCCCTTGCTAATCGTGGCGGTTGGTGCGCGAATCACTCTTTCAACGATGCATCGATATAGGTCACTTCGCGCCGCATCCTGCCATGGTTGAACACGTCAATTGGTTTGCCTTCGAAGACGGCCTTGATAAATATTAAATTGCCCGAATGAGCGATCAGTATGGTCACTACGGCCCATGATGGAATGGTAATAAAACCGCGATGAATACTCTTGGCATCCCTATCGGAATACCACAACGCGGTCAATAGCAAGGCGCCGAAAAGCGCTACTGCAAGCAAACGCCGGTCCGGCCTGGGAAGCTTAAGGTTCATATTGCAAGGATACAGGGAGAGTTATTGTTTCAAACCGTTAAATGGGAATTCTTAAGCGGGAATCGTCGATAAATTGATATGCTCAAAGGGTCAGTGATTACTCCGCGACCAGGCTCTGCATTCATCACCAAACCCTTTGGTGCGTTCAGTTCGTCTGGATACGCCCTAGCCGAGCCTCTTGAATGACAGGAGCAAGAAACTGGGCGATATAGCTTCCCCCTTGGCGGGAAAAATGGGTCCTATCGGCATAGAGAAGTTCGGAACCCTTCATGGCCCAGCACCATTGGTCATCGCACAAGAACTTGGCGACATCAAACACTTTGACCGACGGGAAATCTTTCAACACTGAAGCTGCGATTTCGCGGTACTCGCGATTGTGTCTTTCGAAGTCATCACGAGAAACCGCACATGTTGACCTCATTTCATTGCCCAGACGCAGAGGGCGATTGTTCGCGCAGGATTGCGGATCGAAGTTGAGTCCGGCTTGATTAAGGACGAATACCACTTGCTTGTTTTGCTGTAGCAGGTAGGAAAACGTTCGCGTTAACGCAATCCGGTATACCTCTCTGTTATCAGTAATTTCCGGCCGATCAGCAAGGCGGACGAACATTTTGCGATCCGGCTGGGGATCGATATAAAGCGTCCAGTTTCCGACCATGACGACCAACTCCACCGACGCGGTTTTACCTGCTATCGATACCATCTGACTGGAGCCCAAGGCACTTGCTGCCTGCCGCTCATAGGGGCTCAGGTTATCGTAACTGCTGACCCCCATGAGGGGCAACATTCCACCCAGGCTGAGTCCGAGAATATTCACGCTTGCATCGTTCGCAGTGGCCTCTTTGAGACCATTAAAAAGGCCGGGGGTAAGCGAGTCGCCAATGACTGCGATCGTTGGTTGCGAATCCTTGGCGAGCAGGCAATAACCCCTGAAAGTCGGAAATCGACGTAAACAGCGGGATTCATCAGAAGCGGCAATTTTGCGGAATTGATGCCGCTCGTTATTAAGCAATAATTGTTTCTGGCGAAATGGCAGCCCCTCCCGATCGAAAGCGTTGTAGCCAATAAAACCAACCAGCGCCATCAAAATGCACAAAACTATCGATTTTGTTCCGGCATGGCCACCATAACGGATCGGTTTTTCAACCAGGCGATAGGTCAGGGCAGCCAGAATAAAGCTCAATGTCACTGCGGTTGCGCCAATTTCGAGCGAAAGTGTCTCCGATTCCAGGATGCGTGCAAACGAAAGCAGGGGCCAGTGCCAGAGGTATAGCGGATAACTGACAATGCCGACGAATACCATGACGCGGCTAGAAAGCAGGATTCGATTTATCAGTGATTCCTGGCCAGCGAGAATCAGCAGCATCGATCCGGCGACTGGCATGGCCGCGCGCGCGCCAGGGTAGGGCATGGTTTTATTGAACAGGAAAACACTGGCCAAAATCAGTGCCAGTCCGACCAGCGACAACATACTCATCAACATTGCCTGCCGTGTCGTAACGTCACAGAGGGCGCCCCCACGCGTCATGCAGCGATTACCCCAAATGAGACCACCCTCTCCCTTGTTGCCCCCATTGAGAGATAGCCACGCCAGCAGCACACCCGTCATTAATTCCCAGAAACGTGTCTGCGGCACGAAAAAAGTTTGCACGACATCGTAATGAACACCAATCATGTTGGCACCGAAAGACAGGGCTAATACTGTCGAGATGACGAGCACCAAATTAATGCGAATGCGCCAGGCGAGCCAGATGAGCAGGGGGAAACCGAGGTAAAACTGCTCCTCTATCGCCAGCGACCAGAGGTGCATGAGGGGCTTTAATTCTGATGCGACATCAAAATATCCCGCTTCTTTCCATAAAATGAAATTCAGCACGAACCCGGCACCAGCAGCGATGTGTTTCCCTAATTGCTTGTATTCTTCCGGCAGCAGTGCAAACCACCCCAGAACAAAACAGCAGGCCATGACAATGAGCAATGCCGGAAATATCCGGCGAATGCGATGAGCATAGAACTCAAGAAAGGAAAAATCGTTATCTGCCAGGCTCTTGAAAATAATCGTCGAGATCAGGAAACCAGAAATGACGAAAAAAACATCAACTCCGACGAACCCGCCTGGCACATATGCTGGCAAGGCATGATATGCCACTACACTGAGAATCGCCAAGGCGCGGAGTCCGTCTATGTCTCTTCGGTATGAAGGGTGGTAATTATGCTGTGAGGTATTTTTCATGTTCCCGGATTCGTGATCTACGGCTTGCTTTTTTGATAACAGCTAGAGTTCCTTCGCGGATTACGGTTTCTGCCGCCAGAATCTTCGGTCAATGCAAGAGGCTTTGTCAGTGCGCCTCATCCCAATTTGCGCCGACGCCCACCTCCACCAACAGCGGTACCGCAAGCTGGGCCACGTTGCCCATGAGGTGGGGCAGGGCTTCGCGTACCAGCGCAAGTTCGCCGTCTGGCACTTCCAATACCAGTTCGTCATGTACCTGCAGCAGCAGCTTTGATGCCAGTTGTTTATCGTCGAGCCAGCCCTGCACCGCGATCATCGCCAGCTTGATCAGGTCGGCGGCGGTGCCCTGCATCGGCGCGTTGATCGCGGCGCGTTCGGCGCCCTGGCGGCGGCCGGCGTTGGAGGACTTGATCTCAGGCAGCCACAGGCGGCGGCCGAACACGGTTTCGACATAGCCCTTGTCGCGCGCCAGCTGGCGCGTCTGTTCCATGTAACGCGCGACACCCGGATAGCGCGTGAAGTAGCGGTCCATGTAGGCGCCTGCTGCGCTGCGCTCCAGCCCCAGTTCACGGGCGAGGCCGAAGGCCGACATGCCGTAGATGAGGCCGAAGTTGATCACCTTCGCGGCGCGGCGCTGGTCGCTCGTCACTTCGAGCGGCGTGATGCCGAAGATTTCGGCAGCGGTAGCGCGGTGCACGTCCTCGCCCTTGGCGAAGGCGTCGAGCAGGCGCTCGTCGGCGGAGAGATGGGCCATGATGCGCAGCTCGATCTGCGAGTAGTCGGCCGAGACCAGCACGTGGCCTGCCGGCGCGATGAAGGCGGAACGGATGCGGCGGCCTTCCTCGGTGCGGATCGGGATGTTCTGCAAGTTGGGATCGTTCGACGCCAGCCGGCCGGTCACCGCGACTGCCTGCGAGAAGCTGGTATGCACCCGTCCTGTCGCGGGATTCACGCTGCGTGGCAACTTGTCGGTGTAGGTGCCCTTGAGCTTGGCCAGGCTGCGATGTTCGAGCAGCAGCTTGGGCAGCGGGTAATCGAGCGCCAGTTGGGTCAACACTTCTTCGTCGGTCGATGGGCCACCCGAGGGCGTCTTTTTCACCACGGGCAACTGCTGCTTGTCGAACAGGATTTCCGCCAGTTGTTTCGGCGAAGCCAGATTGAAGGGCTGGCCAGCGAGTTCATGCGCCTGACGTTCCAGCTCCATCAGGCGTCGCCCGAGTTCTTCGCTTTGTTGCGCCAGCGCAAAGACATCGATCAATATGCCGTTGCGCTCCATGCGATACAGGACTTCGGCGACCGGCAGTTCCACATCGCGGTAGAGCTGTTCAAGTTTCTGTTCTTCGACGAGTTGCGGTGCCAGCGCCTGATGCACGCGCAGCGTCACGTCGGCATCCTCAGCCGCGTAGGCACCGGCCTGTTCCAGCGCCACCTGCGCGAACGAAATGCGCGCCGCGCCCTTGCCAGTGACATCATCATAACCGATGGTGGACAGGCTGCAATGGCGCAACGCCAGCGCGCCGAGGTCGTGCGACTTGTCGCTTTCGAGAATGTAGGATTCGAGCAGCGTGTCGTCATGGATGCCGCGCAACTCGATGCCGTGGTTGGCGAATACGTGG comes from the Georgfuchsia toluolica genome and includes:
- the polA gene encoding DNA polymerase I codes for the protein MPSLLLVDGSSYLYRAFHALPDLRNKAGEATGAIYGVINMLRRLEADYKADYRAVVFDAKGKTFRDDWYPEYKAHRPPMPDDLVAQIEPLHACVRALGWPLLMIDGVEADDVIGTLTREASAQGIDCIVSTGDKDLAQLVNPHVRLVNTMSNETLDEAGVLAKFGVPPARIVDYLALVGDAIDGVPGVAKVGPKTAVKWLNEYGSLDGIIERAADIKGAVGENLRRHLDFLPLGKKLVTVACELPLLLKVRELLPQPHDNTALTELFTRLEFKSWLREIQGNGGLKPVSERSAAPAVKGSYPTLDSQPATIVQPDRSGYETLFTWEQFDKWLKIIDAAELTALDTETTNLDPMQAKLVGISFCVEPAVAAYLPIGHSYAGVPDQLPLSDVLLRLKPWLESAQYKKVGQHLKYDRHVFANHGIELRGIHDDTLLESYILESDKSHDLGALALRHCSLSTIGYDDVTGKGAARISFAQVALEQAGAYAAEDADVTLRVHQALAPQLVEEQKLEQLYRDVELPVAEVLYRMERNGILIDVFALAQQSEELGRRLMELERQAHELAGQPFNLASPKQLAEILFDKQQLPVVKKTPSGGPSTDEEVLTQLALDYPLPKLLLEHRSLAKLKGTYTDKLPRSVNPATGRVHTSFSQAVAVTGRLASNDPNLQNIPIRTEEGRRIRSAFIAPAGHVLVSADYSQIELRIMAHLSADERLLDAFAKGEDVHRATAAEIFGITPLEVTSDQRRAAKVINFGLIYGMSAFGLARELGLERSAAGAYMDRYFTRYPGVARYMEQTRQLARDKGYVETVFGRRLWLPEIKSSNAGRRQGAERAAINAPMQGTAADLIKLAMIAVQGWLDDKQLASKLLLQVHDELVLEVPDGELALVREALPHLMGNVAQLAVPLLVEVGVGANWDEAH
- a CDS encoding NAD-dependent epimerase/dehydratase family protein — translated: MTAESNTVLITGATGFVGRHLCFLLKSHGYSLRIATRRRVENGDPLCSLGHMAVIGDLGPDTDWSDGLFGVDTVVHLANRVHVMQARDPLAEIDCYHQVNVEGTRRLAQSAAAIGVRKFIFVSSVKALGERGVFDATTMASPEDAYGRSKLAAENILMEIADRSGMRAVILCPPLIYGPGVGANFLRLLSLVDRGIPLPLAAVNNRRSLLYVGNLVSVIARCLEMETSSNGRYCISDGAAVSTPELIRVMAQALDRSCRFWFIPLPVLLTLAGFLGKQQEIRRLTDSLVVDDAPFRNAFCWEPPYSMRDGLLATAQWYRSCP
- a CDS encoding glycosyltransferase family 4 protein; protein product: MRICRIATVPFFLFHHLGEQIAATARSGHEVVLVSSPGEGTAALQSITGVSHYALNISRQISIFRDLVTLLRLLVFFRRQHFDLVHSTTPKAGLLAAIAGRLAGIPVRLHTFTGQAWAERSGWVRWIAKACDRLVVKLNTRCYADSISQRDFIVAEGVARADEITVLGQGSLAGVDFTRFNHHRSGTAAAVKARLEIPAGARVVGFVGRVTKDKGIQELVAAFDLLASFGCENVYLVLVGPLEPERDPLPAELVARIHRDKRIRMVGYMPAPEEYIAMFDIFCLPSYREGFGNVVLEAAAMGIPTVGTRIIGLTDAIVDGVTGILVPPKDVSALARALKLVLLDDHLRSRLGSQAKSRTATLFDSRKVNAGVLAEYESLRLGGKLRPH
- the murJ gene encoding murein biosynthesis integral membrane protein MurJ, whose protein sequence is MTRLIQARSVFFVTGATVAVGVVTLLQDILLAASFATGTSVDAYQLAIALPVAGINIFAGGTVQSLLIPIFVRTEHAGGSAAAAGLVAWAHRALLIVLCGALLVLAALFIIGAPLVATSFSADTLALSHTLFWSVLPLFFFGGLSSLYVTALNSIRAHALAALLPILTPAAAVAALLTLGKSSGVASVAWGASLGALLQYLLAKTVLGQRGYGSAVATLPANGAGRRIRRDYWLLVIAATLLGGILLTDIILATTLTAGDTATFGFASRPVMLGLAFLTIIASNITLPHYSDLVAKQDWRGLAKSYLVSVRSLLIISVPVILACHFFANGITALIYQRGAFSAADSQRVAQILRILIWQVPFYLTAMIGLRVANAIGKNYVLLLISLTCFVLNLATGLLLVRGHGLSGIAAATVITFAIWAGLVTYYVHGLCRKRIHEA
- a CDS encoding class I SAM-dependent methyltransferase, coding for MKDTLDQASGRITTQQYWEAGWRDAALPGPLDPVHGSYFSRLLHRCFKEALARQGTGNRRFIEIGCGTSHWLPYFCNEFGFTVSGIDYSPTGCANSREILRRAGCAGDIREGDMFAPPPQWLSHFDVVGSFGLVEHFKHTAAAVAACATYLRPGGCMITLVPTMRGLPGLAYRLARRAVYDTHVPLGIETLAQAHRQAGLEVASCRYLLGLPGVLGEFDTDEKPLSVRGMIKRISRGYWWLEERGLGVPPNRYTSPYALCIATKPVA
- a CDS encoding acyltransferase family protein; this translates as MKNTSQHNYHPSYRRDIDGLRALAILSVVAYHALPAYVPGGFVGVDVFFVISGFLISTIIFKSLADNDFSFLEFYAHRIRRIFPALLIVMACCFVLGWFALLPEEYKQLGKHIAAGAGFVLNFILWKEAGYFDVASELKPLMHLWSLAIEEQFYLGFPLLIWLAWRIRINLVLVISTVLALSFGANMIGVHYDVVQTFFVPQTRFWELMTGVLLAWLSLNGGNKGEGGLIWGNRCMTRGGALCDVTTRQAMLMSMLSLVGLALILASVFLFNKTMPYPGARAAMPVAGSMLLILAGQESLINRILLSSRVMVFVGIVSYPLYLWHWPLLSFARILESETLSLEIGATAVTLSFILAALTYRLVEKPIRYGGHAGTKSIVLCILMALVGFIGYNAFDREGLPFRQKQLLLNNERHQFRKIAASDESRCLRRFPTFRGYCLLAKDSQPTIAVIGDSLTPGLFNGLKEATANDASVNILGLSLGGMLPLMGVSSYDNLSPYERQAASALGSSQMVSIAGKTASVELVVMVGNWTLYIDPQPDRKMFVRLADRPEITDNREVYRIALTRTFSYLLQQNKQVVFVLNQAGLNFDPQSCANNRPLRLGNEMRSTCAVSRDDFERHNREYREIAASVLKDFPSVKVFDVAKFLCDDQWCWAMKGSELLYADRTHFSRQGGSYIAQFLAPVIQEARLGRIQTN